Proteins encoded in a region of the Psychromicrobium lacuslunae genome:
- a CDS encoding acetyl-CoA C-acetyltransferase, producing the protein MPSPEDVVILSGARTPQGKLKGALASFEAVELGGFAIRGALEKAGVKAEQVGAVIMGHVVQAGTGQNPARQSAINAGIGWDVPTVTINKVCLSGLAAITDAARLIRSGEADIVVAGGQESMTNCPHLLPGSRNGWNYGSFTAIDSVAHDGLTDAFDGESMGSSTERKNTELNIDRAAQDEVAAASHQRAAQAQAAGVFEQEIVPVSVPQRKGEPVLVSQDEGVRANTTVESLAGLRSAFAKDGTITAGNSSPLSDGAAAVVLTTRAKAEELGLSWLAVVGKPGQVAGPDTSLHSQPSNAINQALQRAGWQVEDLDFIEINEAFGSVAVQSLKDLNYPLEKTNIHGGAIAVGHPIGASGARLALHAALELSRRGSGKAAVSLCGGGGQGEALLLFRD; encoded by the coding sequence ATGCCCAGCCCTGAAGATGTGGTCATCCTGTCCGGCGCCCGGACCCCGCAAGGCAAGCTGAAGGGTGCACTGGCCAGTTTCGAAGCGGTCGAGCTCGGCGGTTTCGCGATCCGAGGCGCGCTGGAAAAAGCTGGCGTGAAGGCAGAGCAAGTCGGCGCGGTGATCATGGGGCACGTGGTCCAGGCCGGAACCGGTCAAAACCCGGCCCGGCAGTCAGCCATTAACGCCGGGATCGGCTGGGACGTGCCGACCGTGACCATCAATAAGGTCTGCCTTTCCGGCCTGGCAGCAATCACCGACGCCGCCCGGCTTATCCGCAGCGGTGAGGCCGATATCGTGGTAGCTGGCGGCCAGGAATCAATGACGAACTGTCCACACCTGCTCCCAGGCTCTCGCAATGGTTGGAACTACGGCAGCTTCACCGCGATTGATTCGGTGGCCCACGACGGCCTCACCGATGCCTTCGACGGCGAGTCGATGGGATCTTCGACTGAGCGCAAGAACACCGAGCTAAACATTGATCGAGCGGCTCAGGACGAGGTTGCCGCCGCTTCGCATCAACGTGCCGCGCAAGCCCAGGCGGCGGGTGTATTCGAGCAGGAAATCGTTCCGGTCAGCGTACCGCAACGCAAGGGTGAACCTGTTCTGGTCAGCCAGGACGAAGGAGTGAGAGCCAACACCACGGTCGAAAGCCTGGCGGGTCTGCGATCAGCCTTCGCTAAGGACGGCACTATTACCGCGGGCAACTCCTCCCCGCTCTCCGACGGCGCGGCCGCCGTCGTGCTGACCACCCGCGCCAAAGCCGAGGAACTGGGACTTAGCTGGCTCGCTGTAGTCGGCAAGCCGGGGCAGGTCGCTGGCCCGGACACTTCACTGCATTCACAGCCTTCGAACGCCATTAACCAAGCCCTACAACGGGCCGGCTGGCAGGTCGAGGACCTTGATTTCATCGAAATCAACGAAGCTTTCGGCTCCGTCGCCGTGCAGTCGCTCAAAGACCTGAACTACCCACTGGAAAAAACGAATATCCATGGTGGTGCGATCGCGGTCGGCCACCCGATTGGCGCCTCGGGCGCCCGGTTGGCCCTGCATGCCGCCCTGGAACTCAGCCGACGTGGCAGCGGCAAAGCGGCAGTTTCGCTGTGTGGCGGCGGCGGCCAAGGCGAAGCACTACTGCTCTTCCGGGACTGA
- a CDS encoding aminoacyl-tRNA deacylase, translated as MSAESFLADAAARGLPVEVIERPAANSLAEAAELLGIQPADIVKSLVVKHKDGSFLFALIPGDRQISWPKLRELIGVNKLSMPSAEVALEATGYERGTITPVGAQGNWPVYADQSIKGRRISMGAGAHGRSAFLNADALIEAYSAIVADISELL; from the coding sequence ATGAGCGCAGAGAGTTTCCTTGCCGACGCCGCCGCGCGGGGTTTGCCGGTTGAGGTCATCGAACGTCCGGCCGCTAATAGCCTGGCCGAGGCGGCCGAGCTGCTCGGCATTCAGCCAGCCGATATCGTCAAGTCACTCGTGGTGAAACACAAAGACGGCAGCTTTTTGTTCGCGCTCATCCCCGGCGATCGGCAAATCTCCTGGCCAAAGCTCCGCGAGCTGATCGGCGTCAATAAGCTCTCGATGCCTTCAGCCGAAGTAGCACTTGAGGCAACCGGTTATGAACGCGGCACCATCACCCCGGTTGGAGCCCAAGGGAACTGGCCGGTTTATGCCGATCAGTCAATCAAAGGTCGGCGGATATCAATGGGGGCTGGCGCACATGGCCGCAGCGCCTTCCTGAACGCCGATGCATTGATTGAAGCCTACTCAGCGATAGTGGCCGATATTAGCGAGCTGCTCTGA
- a CDS encoding alpha-mannosidase, with protein sequence MHNDRKLIEDRVARTLHERLRREIHTPIASLQLEVWHVDGGLVDVIHGEPVSPEHALGQEYAPAQLGDAWGPAWSTSWYHLTGKVPEIQPGQTVEVIFNLGFGDIDPGFHAEGMVYLPDGSVLKGLNPKNQWIPVNQQTAPEGRFEVYVEAAANPRIASPEGYLPTLIGDKLTSGPAPLYRLSRADINLFDVELWELCQDLETLNELSRELADTDARRYQILRALERSLDAIDLQDVHTTASAARAELVEVLGSPAAASSHRISAIGHAHIDSAWLWPLRETVRKVGRTSANVVNLLENNTLSGAEDFKFAMSQAQQLAWLRDHRPDVFARVKELVRQGRFIPVGGMWVEPDTNMPGSEAMARQFVYGKRFILEEFGIETEEVWLPDTFGYSAALPQIAKAAGAKWFLTQKISWNTINKFPHHTFNWEGIDGTQIFTHFPPVDTYSSDLSGSQLAHAARNFQEKGAASRSLAPFGWGDGGGGPTREMLARVARNKNLEGAPRLSVESPADFFRAAEQEYQNPPVWSGELYLEFHRGTYTTQAKNKQGNRRSEHLLYEAELWATTAALRSDFEYPYDVFCRIWKQVLLLQFHDILPGTSIAWVHREAAEAYAAIEVELTELIGRTQQALAGQPLSTEAAQVPGALVFNAAPQERGGIPAHSARWVPQREVEQTVSAEETGWLLQNEYLTVRLDQAGLFTSIYDHEQRREVLSGPGNLFQLHPDFPNDWDAWDIDEFYRNTAVDLTELDSIRVEGPSSVLIRRSFGESSIEQRVSLAAGSREIVLEIEVSWFEKEKLLKLAFPLDLQADRSSAEIQFGHLQRPTHSNTSWDAAKFEICAHRWLRVEEPGYGVTLSNDATYGYDVTRQPAVEAGPGQPNGTTIRASILRAPRFPDPQTDQGVHRMRFALLPGSGVSDAVRSGYAINLPERSLPGGTSVEPLIRSDNESVVISAVKLADDQSGDLVVRLYESLGGRARAELQPNFDYLEVIETDLLERAVPQKALQQQDGRLELQLRPFELVTLRFRGLSEV encoded by the coding sequence ATGCACAACGATCGCAAACTGATTGAAGACCGTGTCGCACGCACGCTGCACGAGCGGCTGCGTCGGGAAATCCACACCCCAATAGCAAGCCTGCAGCTTGAGGTTTGGCATGTTGACGGTGGTCTGGTGGACGTCATCCACGGTGAGCCGGTCAGCCCGGAGCATGCCCTGGGACAAGAATATGCCCCAGCCCAGCTGGGCGATGCTTGGGGGCCGGCCTGGAGCACCAGTTGGTATCACCTCACCGGTAAAGTGCCAGAGATTCAGCCCGGGCAGACAGTCGAAGTGATCTTCAACCTGGGCTTCGGCGATATTGACCCCGGCTTTCACGCCGAGGGGATGGTTTACCTCCCCGATGGCAGCGTGCTGAAGGGCCTCAATCCCAAAAATCAGTGGATTCCGGTCAATCAGCAGACCGCCCCTGAGGGACGGTTCGAGGTCTACGTTGAGGCCGCGGCAAATCCTCGGATCGCCAGTCCTGAAGGATATTTGCCGACCCTGATAGGTGACAAACTGACTTCCGGCCCAGCGCCCTTGTATCGGTTGAGCCGCGCTGATATCAATCTCTTCGATGTAGAACTCTGGGAACTCTGCCAGGACCTGGAGACCCTTAATGAGCTGAGTCGGGAACTTGCTGATACCGATGCACGTCGATACCAGATCTTGCGAGCGCTGGAACGATCCCTTGATGCCATAGATCTACAGGACGTGCACACCACCGCTTCCGCTGCTCGTGCCGAGTTGGTCGAGGTGCTCGGCAGCCCGGCGGCCGCGAGCTCGCACCGGATCAGCGCGATTGGCCATGCCCATATTGACTCTGCCTGGCTGTGGCCGCTGCGGGAGACAGTTCGTAAGGTGGGCCGCACCAGCGCAAATGTCGTCAATCTGCTGGAAAACAACACGTTGAGCGGCGCAGAAGACTTCAAGTTCGCGATGAGTCAAGCACAGCAACTCGCCTGGTTGCGAGACCACCGGCCCGATGTTTTTGCCAGAGTCAAGGAACTGGTGCGGCAAGGACGCTTCATCCCGGTGGGTGGAATGTGGGTGGAGCCGGACACCAATATGCCCGGCAGTGAGGCAATGGCACGCCAGTTCGTCTACGGCAAGAGGTTCATCCTCGAAGAGTTCGGCATTGAAACCGAGGAAGTCTGGCTACCAGATACTTTCGGTTACTCCGCAGCATTACCGCAAATCGCTAAAGCAGCCGGGGCGAAATGGTTCCTCACCCAGAAGATATCCTGGAACACCATCAATAAGTTCCCGCACCACACTTTCAACTGGGAGGGCATTGACGGCACTCAGATCTTCACCCACTTTCCACCGGTGGACACCTATAGCTCTGATCTTTCCGGTAGCCAGCTAGCGCATGCCGCCCGGAACTTCCAAGAGAAGGGCGCGGCAAGTCGTTCGCTGGCCCCCTTTGGTTGGGGCGACGGCGGCGGCGGTCCGACCAGGGAGATGCTGGCCCGGGTAGCTCGCAATAAAAATCTGGAGGGTGCCCCGCGGCTGAGTGTAGAAAGTCCCGCAGACTTTTTTCGGGCGGCCGAGCAGGAGTATCAGAACCCGCCGGTCTGGTCGGGGGAGCTCTATCTGGAGTTCCATCGCGGCACCTACACCACCCAGGCGAAAAACAAGCAGGGAAATCGACGCAGCGAGCATTTGCTCTACGAGGCCGAACTTTGGGCCACCACAGCCGCGTTGCGGTCTGATTTCGAGTATCCCTATGATGTTTTTTGCCGAATCTGGAAGCAAGTACTGCTATTGCAGTTCCATGACATCTTGCCGGGTACTTCGATTGCCTGGGTGCATCGGGAAGCTGCCGAAGCCTACGCTGCGATCGAGGTCGAGCTGACCGAACTGATCGGCAGAACTCAGCAAGCCCTCGCTGGACAGCCGTTGTCCACCGAAGCTGCACAGGTACCGGGTGCGCTGGTCTTCAATGCCGCCCCGCAGGAGCGCGGTGGTATTCCGGCCCACTCGGCACGCTGGGTGCCGCAGCGCGAGGTCGAGCAGACGGTCAGTGCAGAGGAAACGGGTTGGCTGCTACAGAACGAATACCTGACGGTGCGGCTCGATCAAGCAGGCTTATTCACCTCGATTTACGACCATGAACAACGGCGTGAGGTGCTCTCAGGACCGGGCAACCTATTCCAATTGCACCCTGACTTTCCCAATGACTGGGATGCCTGGGACATTGACGAGTTCTACCGCAACACCGCAGTCGATCTGACTGAGCTGGATTCGATCCGAGTAGAAGGCCCCTCCAGTGTGCTGATCCGACGCAGCTTCGGCGAATCATCGATTGAACAGCGCGTCTCACTCGCCGCTGGGTCGCGTGAGATTGTGCTCGAGATTGAGGTCAGCTGGTTTGAGAAGGAGAAGCTGCTTAAATTAGCTTTCCCACTGGACCTGCAGGCCGACCGAAGTAGCGCAGAGATCCAATTCGGTCACCTGCAGCGACCCACCCACAGCAACACCTCCTGGGACGCGGCCAAGTTCGAGATCTGCGCACACCGCTGGCTGCGCGTCGAGGAACCTGGCTACGGCGTGACCTTGAGTAATGATGCAACGTATGGCTATGACGTGACCCGCCAACCAGCTGTAGAGGCAGGGCCTGGGCAGCCGAACGGCACGACAATCCGAGCCTCCATCCTGCGCGCCCCCCGGTTTCCCGATCCGCAGACCGATCAGGGAGTGCATCGGATGAGGTTCGCGCTGCTCCCGGGTAGCGGCGTTTCTGATGCGGTGCGATCGGGATACGCGATTAACTTGCCGGAGCGCTCGCTGCCCGGTGGCACCTCGGTGGAGCCGCTGATTCGGTCGGACAATGAATCGGTGGTGATTAGCGCGGTCAAGCTGGCAGACGACCAGAGTGGCGATCTAGTGGTGCGACTCTATGAGTCCCTTGGCGGCAGGGCGCGTGCCGAACTGCAGCCGAATTTTGACTACCTTGAGGTGATCGAAACTGACCTCCTAGAGCGGGCGGTACCGCAAAAAGCGCTGCAACAGCAGGATGGCAGACTGGAGCTTCAGCTACGTCCCTTCGAGTTAGTGACACTCCGGTTTCGTGGCCTCAGTGAGGTCTAG